From the genome of Rhizobium oryzihabitans:
ATGCGCGAGGATATGCTCAACAACGCCGACATTTCGATCCTCTGCCTGCCGGATGATGCCTCACGGGAAGCCGTCTCGATGGTGGCCGGCAACAACAATGTCCGCATCATCGACACCTCGACCGCCTATCGCGTTCACAAGGACTGGGCTTACGGTTTTGCCGAAATGGACAAGGAACAGGGCGAGAAGGTCCGTTCCGCCCGTTTCGTCGCCAATCCGGGCTGCTATCCGACCGGTGCCATCGGCCTTCTACGTCCGCTGCGCGCTGGCGGCATCCTGCCGGACGGTTATCCCGTCAGCGTCAATGCGGTCTCCGGTTACACCGGCGGCGGCAAACAGATGATTGCGCAGATGGAAGACCAGAGCCGGGACGACGCGATCAGCGCTAACAACTTCCTCTATGGCCTGACGCTTACCCACAAGCACGTGCCGGAAATGACCATTCACGGCCAGCTCGACCGTGCCCCGCTGTTTGCGCCCTCCGTCGGGCGTTTCCCGCAGGGCATGATCGTACAGGTTCCGCTGTTTGCCGCCGACCTCAAGGAAGGCACGACCATCGAGACCGTGCATGCCGCCCTCACCGCGCACTATGCCGGGCAGGACATCGTCAGCGTCGTTCCGCTTGCGGAGAGCAAGGGTCTTTCCCGGATCGATGCCGAGGAACTGGCCGGTAAGGACACGATGAAACTCTTCGTCTTCGGCACGCCGGGCGGCGAGCACATCAACCTCGTGGCGCTGCTCGACAATCTCGGCAAGGGTGCATCCGGTGCGGCCGTCCAGAACATGGAATTGATGCTGTCTGCATGAACCAGCGACTCCCCTCTTTTCCGGCCTCGTGGAATATCGAGGCCGCAAAACAGATTGCCGACACGCCGGCCGGGATGGTTTACGAGGTGACGCTTGGCGATGGCTCCCTCGCCGTTGCCAAGGCGCTGAAAGACAAGGTTCTGACAGACAGCCTGCGCGGCGCGGATTTCATCGAATGGCGAGCGGGTGTCGGCTGCGTGAAGCTGCTCGACCGCTCCGACGACATCATTCTCATGGAACATGCCGGATCGGAGACGCTGCGCGACGTATTGTTCCGCGACGGCAACGACGATGCCACAACGGAAATCG
Proteins encoded in this window:
- the argC gene encoding N-acetyl-gamma-glutamyl-phosphate reductase yields the protein MTAKIFIDGEHGTTGLQIRTRLADRRDIELLSIPEAERRNAAMREDMLNNADISILCLPDDASREAVSMVAGNNNVRIIDTSTAYRVHKDWAYGFAEMDKEQGEKVRSARFVANPGCYPTGAIGLLRPLRAGGILPDGYPVSVNAVSGYTGGGKQMIAQMEDQSRDDAISANNFLYGLTLTHKHVPEMTIHGQLDRAPLFAPSVGRFPQGMIVQVPLFAADLKEGTTIETVHAALTAHYAGQDIVSVVPLAESKGLSRIDAEELAGKDTMKLFVFGTPGGEHINLVALLDNLGKGASGAAVQNMELMLSA